Proteins encoded by one window of Mailhella massiliensis:
- the mtnP gene encoding S-methyl-5'-thioadenosine phosphorylase — protein sequence MSRKIGIIGGSGLDDPTLFENARDIVMDTPYGQPSSSLREGMIDGVPVVLMARHGREHTIPPTQVNYRANIWALKNAGCTHVLASTAVGSLREEIRRGDLIIPDQFIDFTRSRKLSFFESFAPGEPVHTAMADPFDADLRCALIEGLAGLGYAFHKTGTVVTIEGPRFSTRAESRMFRSWGADIINMSIATEAIMANELGVPYAAVAMSTDYDSWKEDDTVTWEAILSVAQANAQKVLELFRLVIPRLA from the coding sequence ATGAGCAGAAAAATAGGCATTATCGGCGGCAGCGGGCTTGACGACCCCACTCTTTTTGAAAACGCCCGCGACATCGTCATGGATACGCCCTACGGGCAGCCCTCCAGCTCTCTGCGCGAAGGGATGATCGACGGCGTGCCCGTGGTGCTCATGGCGCGGCACGGGAGGGAACACACCATTCCCCCCACCCAGGTGAACTATCGCGCCAATATCTGGGCGCTGAAGAACGCAGGCTGCACCCATGTTCTGGCCAGCACGGCGGTCGGTTCCCTGCGTGAGGAAATACGGCGCGGCGATCTTATCATTCCCGATCAGTTCATCGACTTCACAAGGTCACGCAAGCTGAGCTTTTTCGAATCGTTCGCTCCGGGCGAGCCCGTGCATACAGCCATGGCCGATCCTTTTGATGCGGACCTGCGTTGCGCGCTGATCGAAGGTCTTGCCGGGCTGGGCTATGCCTTCCATAAAACCGGAACGGTCGTTACCATCGAGGGGCCGCGTTTTTCCACGCGGGCGGAATCCCGCATGTTCCGAAGCTGGGGCGCGGACATCATCAATATGAGTATTGCCACGGAAGCCATCATGGCCAATGAGCTGGGCGTACCGTATGCGGCCGTGGCCATGAGCACGGATTATGATTCCTGGAAGGAAGACGATACCGTTACCTGGGAGGCCATTCTCTCCGTGGCGCAGGCCAATGCGCAAAAGGTGCTGGAACTTTTCCGGCTGGTCATCCCCCGCTTGGCGTAA
- a CDS encoding class II aldolase/adducin family protein, translating to MTEEGYVKYRCVHENGPAPTHPGWKALNDLRSDLVRAGLVGVLENGVGYGNVSLRAENGFVVTATATGHIPELGPEGYTLVTRCDIDANTVWSTGPAQASSESMTHAAVYEASPSINCVIHLHHAGLYGQLIEGRAPATAPDAAFGTPAMARSVAELVRRHPADGIIVMTGHQDGFIMYAPDVEHMRDLLYMLSQGYIPC from the coding sequence ATGACCGAAGAAGGTTATGTCAAATACCGCTGCGTGCATGAGAACGGTCCGGCCCCGACGCATCCCGGCTGGAAGGCGTTGAACGATCTGCGCTCCGATCTTGTGCGCGCAGGGCTTGTGGGGGTTCTGGAAAACGGCGTGGGCTACGGCAACGTATCTCTCCGCGCGGAAAACGGTTTTGTGGTCACGGCCACGGCTACGGGGCATATTCCCGAGCTGGGGCCGGAAGGCTACACGCTGGTGACCCGCTGCGATATCGACGCCAACACCGTGTGGTCCACGGGGCCCGCCCAGGCCAGTTCGGAATCCATGACCCATGCGGCGGTGTATGAGGCTTCTCCTTCCATCAACTGTGTCATTCATCTGCATCATGCAGGGCTTTACGGGCAACTGATCGAGGGCAGGGCTCCGGCCACGGCGCCGGATGCGGCCTTCGGTACTCCGGCCATGGCCCGCAGCGTCGCGGAGCTGGTGCGCCGGCATCCGGCGGACGGCATCATTGTCATGACCGGACATCAGGACGGGTTCATCATGTATGCTCCCGATGTGGAGCACATGCGCGATCTTCTCTATATGCTCTCGCAGGGGTATATTCCCTGCTGA